Proteins from a single region of Streptococcus mitis:
- a CDS encoding ABC transporter substrate-binding protein: MTKTWKVFLTVLTALVAVVLVACGQGTASKDNKEAELKKIDFILDWTPNTNHTGLYVAKEKGYFKEAGVDVDLKLPPEESSSDLVINGKAPFAVYFQDYMAKKLEKGAGITAVAAIVEHNTSGIISRKSDNVASPKDLVGKKYGTWNDPTELAMLKTLVESQGGDFEKVEKVPNNDSNSITPIANGVFDTAWIYYGWDGILAKSQGVDANFMYLKDYVKEFDYYSPVIIANNDYLKDNKEEARKVIQAIKKGYQYAMEHPEEAADILIKNAPELKEKRDFVIESQKYLSKEYASDKEKWGQFDAARWNAFYKWDKENGILKEDLTDKGFTNEFVK, encoded by the coding sequence ATGACGAAAACATGGAAAGTGTTTTTAACTGTTTTAACAGCTCTTGTAGCTGTCGTACTTGTGGCCTGTGGTCAAGGAACTGCTTCTAAGGACAACAAAGAGGCAGAACTCAAGAAAATTGACTTTATCCTAGACTGGACACCAAATACCAACCACACAGGGCTTTATGTTGCTAAGGAAAAAGGCTACTTCAAGGAAGCTGGAGTGGATGTTGATTTGAAATTGCCACCAGAAGAAAGTTCTTCTGACTTGGTTATCAATGGTAAGGCACCATTTGCAGTCTATTTCCAAGACTACATGGCTAAAAAATTGGAAAAAGGAGCAGGAATCACTGCTGTTGCAGCTATTGTTGAGCACAATACATCAGGAATCATCTCTCGTAAATCTGACAATGTAGCTAGTCCAAAAGACTTGGTTGGTAAGAAATACGGAACTTGGAATGACCCAACTGAACTTGCTATGTTGAAAACCTTAGTAGAATCTCAAGGTGGAGACTTTGAAAAAGTAGAAAAAGTACCAAACAACGACTCAAACTCGATTACACCGATTGCCAATGGGGTCTTTGATACTGCTTGGATCTACTACGGTTGGGATGGTATCCTTGCAAAATCTCAAGGTGTAGATGCTAATTTCATGTACTTGAAAGACTACGTTAAAGAGTTTGACTACTACTCACCAGTTATCATCGCAAACAATGACTATTTGAAAGACAACAAAGAAGAAGCTCGCAAAGTTATCCAAGCTATCAAAAAAGGCTACCAATATGCTATGGAGCATCCAGAAGAAGCAGCTGATATCCTCATCAAAAATGCACCTGAACTCAAGGAAAAACGTGACTTTGTCATCGAATCTCAAAAATACTTGTCAAAAGAATACGCAAGCGACAAGGAAAAATGGGGGCAATTTGATGCAGCTCGCTGGAATGCCTTCTACAAATGGGATAAAGAAAATGGTATCCTTAAAGAAGACTTGACAGACAAGGGCTTCACTAACGAATTTGTGAAATAA
- a CDS encoding ABC transporter permease, which produces MRSLKSILRRHISLLGFLGVLSIWQLAGFLKLLPKFILPTPLEILQSFVRDREFLWHHSWATLRVALLGLILGVLIACLMAVLMDSLTWLNDLIYPMMVVVQTIPTIAIAPILVLWLGYGILPKIVLIILTTTFPIIVSILDGFRHCDKDMLTLFSLMRAKPWQILWHFKIPVSLPYFYAGLRVSVSYAFITTVVSEWLGGFEGLGVYMIQSKKLFQYDTMFAIIILVSIISLLGMKLVDISEKYVIKWKRS; this is translated from the coding sequence ATGAGAAGCTTGAAAAGTATACTGAGACGACACATTAGTCTATTGGGTTTTCTGGGAGTCTTGTCAATCTGGCAGTTAGCAGGTTTTCTTAAACTTCTCCCCAAGTTTATTCTGCCGACACCTCTTGAAATCCTCCAGTCTTTTGTTCGTGATAGAGAATTTCTCTGGCACCATAGCTGGGCGACATTGAGAGTGGCTTTGCTAGGTCTAATTTTGGGAGTCTTAATTGCCTGTCTCATGGCTGTGCTTATGGACAGTTTGACTTGGCTCAATGACCTGATTTATCCTATGATGGTGGTTGTTCAGACTATCCCGACCATTGCTATAGCTCCTATCTTAGTTTTGTGGCTAGGTTATGGAATTTTACCCAAGATTGTCTTGATTATCCTAACGACAACCTTTCCTATCATCGTTAGCATATTAGATGGTTTTAGGCATTGTGACAAGGATATGCTGACCTTGTTTAGTCTGATGCGGGCCAAGCCTTGGCAAATCCTGTGGCATTTTAAAATTCCAGTCAGCCTGCCTTACTTTTATGCAGGTCTGAGGGTCAGTGTCTCCTACGCCTTTATCACAACAGTGGTATCTGAGTGGTTGGGAGGCTTTGAGGGTCTTGGTGTTTATATGATTCAGTCCAAAAAACTGTTTCAGTATGATACCATGTTTGCTATTATTATTCTGGTATCGATTATCAGTCTTCTCGGTATGAAGCTGGTCGATATTAGTGAAAAATATGTTATTAAATGGAAACGTTCATAA
- a CDS encoding thiamine-binding protein, translating to MKASIALQVLPLSQGIDRIAVIDQVIAYLQAQEVTMVVTPFETVLEGEFDELMRILKEALAVAGQEADNVFANVKINVGEILSIDEKLEKYTETTH from the coding sequence ATGAAAGCAAGCATTGCCTTGCAAGTTTTACCCCTATCACAGGGGATTGATCGGATAGCTGTTATCGATCAGGTCATTGCTTATCTGCAAGCTCAAGAAGTGACCATGGTGGTGACACCATTTGAAACGGTCTTGGAAGGAGAGTTTGATGAGCTCATGCGCATTCTCAAAGAAGCGCTAGCAGTGGCAGGGCAGGAGGCAGACAATGTCTTTGCCAACGTCAAAATAAATGTAGGAGAGATTTTAAGTATTGATGAGAAGCTTGAAAAGTATACTGAGACGACACATTAG
- the polA gene encoding DNA polymerase I, whose product MDKKKLLLIDGSSVAFRAFFALYQQLDRFKNAAGLHTNAIYGFQLMLSHLLERVEPSHILVAFDAGKTTFRTEMYADYKGGRAKTPDEFREQFPFIRELLDHMGIRHYELAQYEADDIIGTLDKLAEQDGFDITIVSGDKDLIQLTDEHTVVEISKKGVAEFEAFTPEYLMEKMGITPAQFIDLKALMGDKSDNIPGVTKIGEKTGIKLLLEHGSLEGIYENIDGMKASKMKENLINDKEQAFLSKTLATIDTKAPIEIGLEELVYSGPDVENLGKFYDEMGFKQLKQTLNASSAEVAESLDFTIVDQISQDMLSEESIFHFELFGENYHTDDLVGFAWSCGEKLYATDKLELFQEPIFKDFLEKTSLKIYDFKKSKVLLRRFGVDLQAPSFDSRLAKYLLSTVEDNEISTIARLYGQTYLVDDETFYGKGVKKAIPERKKFLEHLARKLAVLVETEPVLLEKLSENGQLELLYDMEQPLAFVLAKMEIAGITVRKETLLEMQAENELVIEKLTQEIYELAGEEFNINSPKQLGVLLFEKLGLPLEYTKKTKTGYSTAVDVLERLAPIAPIVKKILDYRQIAKIQSTYVIGLQDWILADGKIHTRYVQDLTQTGRLSSVDPNLQNIPVRLEQGRLIRKAFVPEWEDSVLLSSDYSQIELRVLAHISKDEHLIKAFQEGADIHTSTAMRVFGIERPEDVTANDRRNAKAVNFGVVYGISDFGLSNNLGISRKEAKAYIDTYFERFPGIKNYMDEVVREARDKGYVETLFKRRRELPDINSRNFNIRGFAERTAINSPIQGSAADILKIAMIQLDKALVAGAYQTKMLLQVHDEIVLEVPKSELAEMKKLVKQTMEEAIQLSVPLIADENEGATWYEAK is encoded by the coding sequence ATGGATAAGAAAAAATTATTATTGATTGATGGGTCTTCTGTTGCTTTTCGGGCGTTTTTTGCGCTCTATCAGCAGTTGGACCGTTTTAAGAATGCGGCTGGTTTGCATACCAATGCGATTTATGGCTTTCAGTTGATGTTGAGCCATTTGTTGGAGCGGGTTGAGCCAAGTCATATTTTGGTGGCTTTTGATGCAGGAAAGACGACCTTCCGTACAGAGATGTATGCGGACTATAAGGGTGGTCGGGCTAAGACTCCTGATGAGTTTCGTGAGCAATTTCCTTTCATTCGTGAGTTGTTGGATCATATGGGGATTCGTCACTATGAATTGGCTCAGTATGAGGCGGATGACATTATTGGGACACTAGATAAATTAGCTGAGCAAGATGGTTTTGATATTACCATTGTCAGTGGGGACAAGGACTTGATTCAGCTGACGGATGAGCATACGGTGGTTGAGATTTCCAAGAAAGGTGTGGCTGAGTTTGAGGCCTTTACGCCAGAATATCTTATGGAAAAGATGGGCATTACACCGGCTCAGTTTATCGATCTCAAGGCGCTCATGGGTGATAAGTCGGATAATATCCCTGGAGTGACCAAAATCGGTGAAAAGACGGGTATCAAGCTCTTGCTGGAGCATGGTTCGCTTGAGGGTATTTATGAAAATATCGATGGGATGAAGGCTTCTAAGATGAAGGAAAATCTTATCAATGATAAGGAACAGGCCTTTTTGTCTAAAACACTAGCGACCATTGATACCAAGGCACCGATTGAGATTGGTTTGGAGGAGTTGGTCTATAGCGGTCCAGATGTTGAAAACCTTGGGAAATTCTACGATGAGATGGGCTTCAAACAGCTCAAGCAGACTTTAAATGCATCGTCAGCTGAAGTGGCTGAGAGTTTGGACTTTACTATTGTTGACCAAATCAGTCAAGACATGCTGAGTGAAGAGTCTATCTTCCATTTTGAGCTTTTTGGTGAGAATTACCATACGGATGATTTGGTTGGTTTTGCCTGGTCTTGTGGGGAAAAGCTCTATGCTACAGACAAGCTTGAGCTTTTTCAGGAACCTATTTTCAAGGATTTCTTAGAAAAAACATCTTTGAAAATTTATGATTTTAAAAAATCCAAGGTTCTCTTGCGTCGTTTTGGTGTGGATTTGCAGGCTCCTTCCTTTGATAGCCGCTTGGCTAAATACTTATTATCAACTGTAGAAGACAATGAAATTTCAACCATTGCTAGACTGTATGGTCAGACTTACTTGGTTGATGATGAGACCTTCTACGGTAAAGGTGTTAAAAAGGCCATTCCTGAACGTAAGAAATTCTTGGAACATTTGGCGCGTAAGCTTGCTGTTTTGGTTGAGACTGAGCCTGTTTTGCTTGAAAAACTCAGTGAAAATGGGCAATTAGAGCTTCTTTATGATATGGAGCAGCCTCTGGCTTTTGTCCTTGCCAAGATGGAAATTGCTGGGATTACGGTCAGGAAAGAGACCTTGCTTGAGATGCAGGCTGAAAATGAGCTTGTTATTGAAAAACTGACTCAGGAGATTTACGAACTGGCTGGTGAGGAGTTTAATATCAACTCGCCTAAGCAGTTGGGTGTCCTTCTCTTTGAAAAATTGGGACTTCCTTTAGAATACACCAAGAAAACTAAAACAGGTTACTCGACAGCAGTGGATGTGTTAGAGCGTCTGGCTCCGATTGCACCGATTGTTAAGAAAATCCTGGATTACCGTCAGATTGCTAAGATTCAGTCTACTTATGTGATTGGCTTGCAGGACTGGATTTTGGCTGATGGCAAGATTCATACGCGCTATGTGCAGGATTTGACCCAGACTGGGCGTCTGTCTAGTGTGGATCCAAACTTGCAAAATATCCCTGTGCGTTTGGAACAGGGGCGTCTCATTCGTAAGGCTTTTGTGCCTGAGTGGGAGGATAGTGTACTTCTCAGCTCCGACTATTCACAGATTGAATTGCGTGTTTTGGCGCATATTTCTAAAGACGAGCACTTGATTAAGGCTTTTCAAGAGGGGGCAGATATCCATACTTCGACAGCCATGCGGGTCTTTGGCATTGAGCGTCCCGAGGATGTGACTGCAAATGACCGTCGTAATGCCAAGGCGGTTAACTTTGGAGTGGTTTACGGGATTTCAGACTTTGGTTTGTCTAATAATTTGGGCATCAGCCGTAAGGAGGCCAAAGCCTACATTGATACCTACTTTGAACGCTTCCCAGGTATTAAAAACTACATGGATGAAGTGGTGCGTGAAGCGCGTGATAAGGGCTATGTAGAGACTCTCTTCAAGCGTCGTCGTGAGTTACCAGATATCAATTCGCGTAACTTTAATATTCGTGGTTTTGCGGAGCGGACTGCTATCAACTCTCCTATTCAGGGTTCGGCGGCAGATATTCTCAAGATTGCTATGATTCAGCTAGACAAGGCCTTGGTTGCAGGTGCTTATCAGACTAAGATGCTTCTGCAAGTGCACGATGAAATCGTCCTTGAAGTGCCTAAATCGGAACTAGCAGAGATGAAAAAATTGGTCAAACAAACTATGGAAGAAGCCATTCAACTCAGTGTTCCCCTCATCGCAGATGAAAATGAAGGGGCAACATGGTACGAAGCTAAATAA
- a CDS encoding SIALI-17 repeat-containing surface protein, with translation MNPSDSPSGDNESDFTGGVNDATPPTVADAPEYTGGVNSVEVAINEVPQYTLTTAGTNKDNTYQAPAVKTEDKKELPNTGGKDNVAVASLGFLGLFLGALPFVKRKN, from the coding sequence GTGAATCCTAGTGATTCTCCTTCTGGAGATAATGAATCTGATTTCACTGGTGGGGTAAATGATGCAACACCTCCTACTGTAGCCGATGCTCCAGAATATACAGGAGGCGTTAATAGTGTAGAAGTAGCAATTAACGAAGTTCCACAATATACTCTTACAACAGCAGGTACTAACAAGGATAATACTTATCAAGCGCCAGCAGTAAAAACAGAAGATAAAAAAGAACTTCCAAATACTGGTGGTAAAGATAATGTTGCAGTTGCATCATTAGGATTCCTTGGATTGTTCCTTGGTGCCCTTCCATTTGTGAAACGTAAAAACTAA
- a CDS encoding SH3 domain-containing protein: protein MKISPFKVAETRLSIRKSVKKVVPFLVVGLMLSAGESVHANSSYARGDDYPAYYKNGSQSIDKWRMYSRQCTSFAAFRLSGVNGFELPGAYGNAGEWGYRARREGYRVDNTPAIGSIAWSTAGGYGHVAWVSNVMGDNIEIEEYNYDYKGNYNKRIVKANKMTGFIHFKDLSSNSKEVPSSSKDSTSNHVVTSQSSSLMRGTHYFKVETPIKDQPLLNATPLAYYSPGESVHYDQVIEKDGYKWLSYISYSGSRRYIQLEGVISSQNQSVNKSNHGSNNGLTVGWKKINGSWYYFKSDGSKATGWLKDGSTWYYLKSSGEMQTGWLQEKGFWYYLDDSGAMKTGWYQVSGKWYYSYSSGELAVNTIVDGYTVNHNGEWIKEK from the coding sequence ATGAAAATTTCACCATTTAAAGTAGCAGAGACAAGGCTTTCTATTAGAAAGTCAGTTAAAAAGGTTGTTCCTTTTTTAGTAGTAGGGCTGATGTTGTCGGCTGGAGAAAGTGTTCATGCAAACAGTTCTTATGCTCGTGGAGATGATTATCCTGCTTATTATAAAAATGGGAGTCAGAGTATTGATAAGTGGAGGATGTATTCTCGTCAGTGTACTTCATTTGCTGCTTTTCGCTTGAGTGGAGTAAATGGTTTTGAGCTTCCAGGTGCTTATGGTAATGCTGGTGAATGGGGTTATCGTGCTCGTCGTGAAGGTTATCGTGTCGATAATACACCAGCTATCGGATCTATTGCTTGGTCTACTGCAGGAGGTTATGGCCATGTTGCTTGGGTTTCAAATGTGATGGGAGATAATATAGAAATTGAGGAATATAACTATGATTATAAAGGTAATTATAATAAACGAATTGTAAAAGCAAACAAGATGACCGGTTTTATTCATTTTAAAGATTTATCAAGCAATTCTAAAGAAGTCCCAAGCAGTTCAAAAGATTCGACAAGCAATCATGTTGTGACCAGTCAATCGTCATCTTTGATGAGAGGAACTCATTATTTTAAGGTGGAGACTCCTATTAAAGATCAACCATTATTGAATGCAACTCCACTTGCATATTATTCTCCAGGTGAGAGTGTTCATTATGATCAGGTGATAGAAAAGGATGGTTACAAGTGGTTGAGTTATATTTCTTATAGCGGGAGTCGACGTTATATTCAGTTGGAGGGAGTGATTTCGTCACAAAATCAATCAGTAAATAAATCTAATCATGGTTCAAATAATGGATTGACTGTGGGTTGGAAGAAAATAAATGGTAGTTGGTATTATTTCAAATCAGATGGTTCTAAGGCGACGGGATGGCTGAAAGATGGTTCTACCTGGTATTATTTGAAATCATCTGGTGAAATGCAGACAGGCTGGTTACAGGAGAAAGGATTTTGGTATTATCTAGATGACTCAGGGGCAATGAAAACGGGCTGGTATCAAGTCTCTGGTAAGTGGTATTATTCTTACTCTTCAGGTGAGCTAGCTGTTAATACAATAGTAGACGGTTATACTGTAAATCATAATGGTGAGTGGATTAAAGAAAAATAA
- a CDS encoding Veg family protein has translation MSDAFTDVAKMKKIKEEIKAHEGQVVEMTLENGRKRQKNRLGKLIEVYPSLFIVEFGNVEGDKQANVYVESFTYSDILTEKNLIHYLD, from the coding sequence ATGTCAGATGCATTTACAGATGTTGCCAAGATGAAAAAAATCAAAGAAGAAATCAAGGCACATGAGGGACAAGTCGTAGAAATGACTTTGGAGAATGGTCGTAAGCGCCAAAAAAATAGATTGGGTAAGCTAATTGAGGTTTATCCATCCCTATTTATCGTTGAATTTGGGAACGTTGAAGGAGATAAACAAGCTAATGTTTACGTTGAATCCTTTACTTACTCAGATATCCTTACAGAAAAGAATTTGATTCATTATCTTGACTAA
- the dnaB gene encoding replicative DNA helicase, with protein MAEVEELRVQPQDILAEQSVLGAIFIDESKLVFVREYIESRDFFKYAHRLIFQAMVDLSDRGDAIDATTVRTILDNQGDLQNIGGLSYLVEIVNSVPTSANAEYYAKIVAEKAMLRRLISKLTESVNQAYEASQPADEIIAQAEKGLIDVSENANRSGFKNIRDVLNINFGNLEARSQQTTDITGIATGYRDLDHMTTGLHEEELIILAARPAVGKTAFALNIAQNIGTKLDKTVAIFSLEMGAESLVDRMLAAEGLVESHSIRTGQLTDEEWQKYTIAQGNLANASIYIDDTPGIRITEIRSRSRKLAQETGNLGLILIDYLQLITGTGRENRQQEVSEISRQLKILAKELKVPVIALSQLSRGVEQRQDKRPVLSDIRESGSIEQDADIVAFLYRDDYYERGGEEEEGIPNNKVEVIIEKNRSGARGTVELIFQKEYNKFSSISKREA; from the coding sequence ATGGCAGAAGTAGAAGAGTTACGAGTACAACCTCAAGATATCTTAGCTGAGCAATCCGTTTTAGGGGCTATCTTTATTGACGAGAGTAAGCTTGTTTTTGTGCGAGAATATATTGAGTCTCGGGACTTTTTTAAGTATGCCCATCGTTTGATTTTCCAAGCTATGGTCGATTTATCCGATCGTGGCGATGCTATAGATGCAACAACGGTTCGCACCATTCTTGATAATCAAGGTGATTTACAGAATATTGGTGGCCTGTCTTACTTGGTTGAGATTGTCAATTCTGTGCCAACTTCTGCTAATGCGGAGTATTATGCTAAGATTGTTGCAGAGAAGGCCATGCTACGTCGATTAATCTCCAAGTTGACAGAGTCTGTCAATCAAGCTTACGAGGCTTCGCAACCAGCTGATGAAATCATTGCTCAGGCAGAAAAAGGCCTGATTGATGTCAGCGAAAATGCTAATCGAAGTGGATTTAAGAACATTCGAGATGTGTTGAATATCAACTTTGGAAATCTGGAAGCTCGCTCGCAACAAACGACCGATATTACAGGTATTGCGACAGGCTATCGTGACTTGGATCATATGACGACTGGACTTCATGAGGAGGAGTTGATTATCCTAGCAGCCCGTCCGGCGGTTGGTAAGACAGCCTTTGCCTTGAATATTGCTCAGAATATTGGGACTAAGTTGGACAAAACAGTTGCTATTTTTTCACTCGAAATGGGTGCGGAAAGTCTAGTGGACCGTATGTTGGCGGCAGAAGGTTTGGTGGAATCGCATTCTATTCGTACGGGTCAATTGACTGATGAGGAGTGGCAAAAATATACCATTGCTCAAGGGAATCTAGCTAATGCAAGTATCTATATCGATGATACGCCAGGGATTCGGATTACAGAGATTCGTTCTCGTTCTCGTAAACTGGCTCAAGAAACTGGAAATCTTGGTTTGATTTTGATAGACTATTTGCAGCTTATCACGGGAACTGGTAGAGAAAATCGTCAACAAGAGGTTTCAGAAATTTCACGTCAGTTGAAAATTTTAGCTAAGGAACTGAAGGTTCCAGTAATCGCTCTAAGTCAGCTTTCTCGTGGTGTAGAACAACGTCAGGATAAGAGACCGGTCTTGTCTGATATTCGTGAATCTGGGTCTATTGAGCAGGACGCTGATATCGTAGCCTTTCTTTATCGCGACGATTACTATGAGCGTGGTGGAGAAGAAGAGGAAGGCATACCGAATAATAAGGTAGAAGTTATTATCGAGAAAAACCGTAGTGGAGCTCGTGGAACGGTGGAATTAATTTTCCAAAAAGAATACAATAAATTTTCAAGTATCTCAAAGAGGGAGGCATAA
- the rplI gene encoding 50S ribosomal protein L9, with protein MKVIFLADVKGKGKKGEIKEVPTGYAQNFLIKKSLAKEATAQAVGELRGKQKSEEKAHAEMIAEAKAIKAQLEAEETIVEFVEKVGPDGRTFGSITNKKIAEELQKQFGIKIDKRHIQVQAPIRAVGLIDVPVKIYQDITSVINLRVKEG; from the coding sequence ATGAAAGTAATCTTTTTAGCAGATGTCAAAGGAAAAGGTAAAAAAGGCGAAATTAAGGAAGTACCAACAGGGTATGCGCAAAACTTTCTTATCAAAAAGAGTCTAGCCAAAGAAGCGACTGCTCAAGCTGTAGGTGAACTTCGTGGTAAACAAAAATCGGAAGAAAAAGCTCATGCTGAGATGATTGCAGAAGCAAAAGCAATTAAAGCTCAACTAGAAGCAGAGGAAACTATTGTAGAATTTGTTGAAAAAGTTGGTCCAGATGGTCGTACCTTTGGTTCCATTACCAATAAGAAAATTGCAGAAGAATTGCAAAAGCAATTTGGAATTAAGATTGATAAACGTCATATCCAAGTACAAGCTCCGATTCGAGCAGTTGGTTTGATTGATGTACCAGTGAAAATCTATCAAGATATTACAAGTGTAATCAATCTTCGTGTGAAAGAAGGGTAA
- a CDS encoding DHH family phosphoesterase, with the protein MKKFYVSPIFPLILGIVAFGVLSVQLVFVTNTLVTLFLLLLILGSYILLFIHQRDYYSKSEVEQIQYVNHQAEDSLTTLLEQMPVGVIKLDLSSGEVEWFNPYAELILTNEVGEIDVALIQTIIKASVGNPGSYATLGETRYSVHMDKVSGVLYFFDVSGEYEATVELVTSRPVIGIVSVDNYDDLEDATSESDISHINSFVANFVSEFAGKHAMFSRRVSMDRFYLFTDYTVLEGLMNDKFSVIDAFREESKQRQLPLTLSMGFSYGDGNHDEIGKVALLNLNLAEVRGGDQVVVKENDETKNPVYFGGGSAASIKRTRTRTRAMMTAISDKIRSVDQVFVVGHKNLDMDALGSAVGMHLFASNVTENSYALYDENQMSPDIERAVSFLEKEGVTKLLSVKDAMGMVTNRSLLILVDHSKTALTLSKDFYDLFTQTIVIDHHRRDQDFPDNAVITYIESGASSASELVTELIQFQNSKKNRLSRMQASVLMAGMMLDTKNFTSRVTSRTFDVASYLRTRGSDSIAIQEIAATDFEEYREVNELILQGRKLGSDVLIAEAKDSKCYDTVVISKAADAMLAMSGIEASFVLAKNTQGFISISARSRSKLNVQRIMEELGGGGHFNLAAAQIKDSTLSEAGEKLTEIVLNEIKEKEKEE; encoded by the coding sequence ATGAAAAAATTTTATGTAAGTCCTATTTTCCCCTTAATATTAGGAATAGTGGCGTTCGGAGTGCTATCTGTGCAACTTGTTTTTGTAACGAATACACTGGTAACGCTATTTCTTTTGCTACTTATTTTGGGTTCATATATTTTACTATTCATCCATCAGAGAGACTACTACTCAAAGAGTGAAGTAGAACAAATCCAGTATGTAAACCACCAAGCTGAAGATAGTTTGACAACTTTGTTAGAACAGATGCCTGTCGGAGTTATTAAACTAGACTTATCGTCAGGTGAAGTTGAATGGTTCAATCCTTACGCTGAATTGATTTTGACTAATGAAGTGGGGGAGATTGATGTTGCATTAATTCAAACAATTATAAAGGCGTCTGTGGGGAATCCAGGTTCTTATGCCACCTTGGGTGAGACTCGCTATTCGGTTCATATGGACAAGGTATCTGGTGTTCTTTACTTCTTTGATGTGTCTGGAGAATACGAAGCGACTGTTGAGTTAGTGACGAGTCGTCCGGTTATTGGAATTGTTTCCGTTGATAACTATGACGATTTAGAAGATGCGACATCGGAGTCTGACATTAGTCATATTAACAGTTTTGTAGCCAATTTTGTTTCAGAATTTGCTGGGAAGCATGCCATGTTCTCCCGTCGAGTAAGCATGGACCGTTTTTATCTATTTACGGACTACACAGTACTTGAAGGATTGATGAATGATAAATTTTCTGTTATTGATGCTTTTAGAGAAGAGTCCAAACAGAGACAGTTGCCATTGACCCTAAGTATGGGATTTTCTTATGGTGATGGAAATCATGATGAGATAGGGAAAGTTGCTCTGCTCAACTTGAACTTGGCTGAAGTGCGTGGTGGCGACCAAGTTGTTGTCAAGGAAAACGACGAAACGAAAAATCCAGTTTATTTTGGTGGTGGCTCTGCTGCCTCAATCAAACGTACACGGACCCGTACGCGTGCTATGATGACGGCTATTTCAGATAAGATTCGTAGTGTGGATCAGGTTTTTGTAGTTGGTCACAAAAATCTAGATATGGATGCTCTTGGCTCTGCTGTAGGTATGCACTTGTTTGCCAGCAATGTGACTGAAAATAGTTATGCCCTTTATGATGAAAATCAAATGTCGCCGGATATTGAACGAGCTGTTTCATTCTTAGAAAAAGAAGGAGTTACAAAGTTGTTGTCTGTTAAGGACGCAATGGGGATGGTGACCAATCGTTCTTTGTTGATTCTTGTAGACCATTCAAAGACTGCCTTAACTTTATCAAAAGATTTTTATGATTTATTTACCCAAACCATCGTCATCGACCACCACAGACGGGATCAGGATTTTCCAGATAATGCGGTTATTACTTATATCGAAAGTGGTGCAAGTAGTGCCAGTGAGTTGGTAACGGAATTGATTCAGTTCCAGAATTCTAAGAAAAATCGTTTGAGTCGTATGCAAGCAAGTGTTTTAATGGCTGGTATGATGTTGGATACTAAAAATTTCACCTCACGAGTGACTAGTCGGACATTTGATGTTGCTAGCTATCTCAGAACGAGAGGAAGTGATAGTATTGCTATCCAAGAAATTGCTGCGACAGATTTTGAAGAATATCGTGAGGTCAATGAACTGATTTTACAGGGGCGTAAATTAGGTTCAGATGTACTAATAGCAGAGGCTAAGGACTCGAAATGTTATGATACAGTTGTTATTAGTAAGGCAGCAGATGCCATGTTAGCTATGTCAGGTATTGAAGCGAGTTTTGTTCTTGCGAAGAATACACAAGGATTTATCTCTATCTCAGCTCGCAGTCGTAGTAAGCTGAATGTACAACGGATTATGGAAGAGCTGGGAGGTGGAGGCCACTTTAATTTGGCAGCAGCTCAAATTAAGGATTCAACCTTGTCAGAAGCAGGTGAAAAACTGACAGAAATTGTATTAAATGAAATAAAGGAAAAGGAGAAAGAAGAATGA